In Fibrobacter sp. UWH6, the following are encoded in one genomic region:
- the ruvA gene encoding Holliday junction branch migration protein RuvA, translating into MIEQVKGCLIEKSPTFIVVDVNGIGYGINVSAHTAGKLPEVGDGNTLVTIYTNLVVREDSMTLFGFADKTEKDTFLMLLDVNGVGPKMAQRILSGVTPADLLNMIASDNKSALSKIKGLGKKTCEQMVLTLRDKAGTMLQGLGNVEGSGVTSMGALTGAKLEAVLALHTLGVKDPAAEKAVVKAVEVLGDSADAAQLIPEALKYL; encoded by the coding sequence ATGATCGAACAAGTCAAAGGTTGTCTTATAGAAAAGTCCCCCACTTTTATTGTGGTGGATGTAAATGGAATTGGCTATGGAATCAATGTTTCGGCCCACACGGCTGGAAAATTGCCTGAAGTTGGCGATGGTAACACCCTAGTGACCATCTATACAAACTTGGTCGTTCGTGAAGATTCCATGACGTTGTTCGGTTTTGCCGACAAGACGGAAAAGGACACCTTCCTGATGTTGTTGGACGTCAATGGCGTTGGACCTAAGATGGCCCAGCGCATACTGAGTGGAGTCACGCCGGCGGATCTCCTGAATATGATCGCCAGCGATAACAAGTCCGCCCTGAGTAAAATCAAGGGGCTTGGCAAAAAGACCTGCGAACAGATGGTCCTTACCTTGAGAGACAAGGCAGGCACCATGCTTCAGGGCCTAGGCAACGTAGAAGGTAGCGGAGTTACTAGCATGGGCGCCCTTACCGGGGCTAAACTTGAAGCCGTTCTTGCGCTCCATACTCTCGGTGTCAAGGATCCTGCTGCCGAAAAGGCCGTTGTGAAGGCCGTCGAAGTTCTGGGCGATTCCGCCGATGCCGCTCAACTTATTCCCGAAGCTTTAAAGTATTTGTAA
- a CDS encoding lysoplasmalogenase family protein, whose amino-acid sequence MILPKRIKVLLGVITVLFVFYFIRDWFVFYQCGAVEQCLADSSYVQHYTKFATTVLVAILAIAIGKDCLGRRDHRLLLTAMGAAFLADICFKLLHNAKSLAQFSVEFMLMGVCFFIVFQSILIYRFTRKNETDNSIPWIILVPFASVLVLFDLRLLGVFETGLVPTIIVYGTFLTCALFEGLRVSRYGYFPQKNASLIRLGMILFYLGDVCVGFSLATGDDHSTQEVVATVANNLVWFFYVPALLMLVLSGIRKK is encoded by the coding sequence ATGATTCTTCCAAAGCGTATCAAGGTCCTTCTGGGCGTTATTACAGTCCTTTTTGTATTCTATTTTATTAGAGACTGGTTTGTTTTTTACCAGTGCGGGGCTGTTGAACAATGCTTGGCAGATTCAAGCTATGTGCAGCACTATACCAAGTTCGCAACGACAGTGCTTGTCGCTATTTTGGCCATTGCTATTGGTAAGGATTGTCTAGGCAGGCGCGACCATCGTCTGTTGTTGACCGCCATGGGTGCGGCTTTTTTGGCCGATATCTGCTTTAAGCTTCTGCATAACGCTAAATCACTCGCTCAGTTCAGCGTGGAATTTATGCTCATGGGTGTCTGTTTCTTTATTGTGTTCCAGTCTATTCTCATTTATCGATTTACCCGTAAGAACGAGACTGACAATAGCATTCCGTGGATTATCCTGGTTCCTTTCGCCTCTGTGCTGGTCCTCTTTGACCTTCGTCTTCTGGGAGTGTTTGAAACCGGTCTGGTTCCCACTATCATTGTCTATGGAACATTCTTGACTTGCGCCCTTTTCGAAGGTCTTCGCGTGTCCAGGTACGGTTACTTCCCCCAAAAGAATGCCTCTCTTATTAGGCTTGGCATGATACTTTTCTACTTGGGCGATGTCTGCGTGGGATTTTCCTTGGCAACTGGAGACGACCATAGTACTCAGGAAGTCGTTGCTACCGTTGCCAATAACTTGGTTTGGTTCTTCTATGTTCCTGCGTTGCTCATGTTAGTATTGAGTGGAATCCGCAAAAAATAA
- the ruvB gene encoding Holliday junction branch migration DNA helicase RuvB — protein sequence MEDQRIISPERRSGDEGDAENTLRPPSLAEFTGQKSIKESLSIAIEAARHRGDALDHCLFSGPPGLGKTTLAGIIAKEMGVNIHITSGPVLEKASDLAGLLTSLQENDILFIDEIHRLNRVVEEYLYPAMEDFRLDIMLDSGPAARSVNLPLKHFTLVGATTRSGLLTGPLRDRFGLQYRLELYDEEDIMLILMRSARILDIELDEDAARLLGGRCRGTPRIANRVLRRCRDVAQVRGTGVIDLNSAQKTLDMLGIDGEGLDGMDRKILTMLIDNFGGGPVGLGTIGAAIGEEPDTIEEVYEPYLIRKGLLSRTPRGRMATHNAYEMLHRPIPPRAVSQFQGQTQAGFNLQEEMPL from the coding sequence ATGGAAGATCAGCGTATTATTTCTCCGGAAAGACGTTCTGGTGACGAAGGCGATGCCGAAAACACCCTCCGTCCCCCATCACTTGCGGAATTTACCGGACAGAAATCCATTAAGGAAAGTCTTTCTATCGCCATTGAGGCGGCAAGGCATCGCGGAGACGCCCTGGACCATTGTCTATTTTCTGGTCCTCCGGGACTTGGTAAGACGACTTTGGCTGGGATTATCGCCAAGGAAATGGGCGTGAACATCCATATTACCAGCGGACCGGTTCTTGAAAAAGCCAGTGACTTGGCAGGTCTTTTGACTAGTCTGCAGGAAAACGATATTCTCTTTATCGATGAAATCCATCGTCTGAACCGCGTTGTAGAAGAATACCTCTACCCCGCCATGGAAGATTTCAGGTTGGACATCATGCTGGATTCCGGCCCTGCGGCCCGCAGCGTAAACCTCCCCCTGAAGCATTTTACCCTGGTGGGCGCGACCACCCGCAGCGGCCTTCTGACTGGCCCCTTGCGTGATAGATTTGGTCTTCAGTATCGCCTGGAATTGTATGATGAAGAAGATATCATGCTGATCTTGATGCGTAGCGCAAGAATTTTGGATATTGAATTGGATGAAGATGCCGCCAGATTGCTAGGTGGTCGTTGCCGCGGAACACCCCGTATCGCCAACCGCGTGTTAAGGCGTTGCCGCGATGTGGCTCAGGTTCGTGGAACTGGAGTTATCGACTTGAATTCTGCCCAGAAAACTTTGGATATGCTGGGAATCGACGGCGAAGGCCTAGATGGCATGGACCGTAAAATTCTTACGATGCTTATAGACAATTTCGGTGGAGGTCCAGTGGGCCTTGGAACTATCGGGGCTGCTATTGGCGAAGAACCCGATACCATTGAAGAAGTGTATGAGCCCTACCTCATTAGAAAGGGCCTGCTTTCCCGCACTCCTAGAGGGCGCATGGCCACCCACAACGCGTACGAGATGCTGCACAGGCCGATTCCACCCAGAGCTGTATCGCAGTTCCAGGGGCAGACGCAGGCGGGCTTCAATTTGCAAGAAGAAATGCCTCTTTAG